In the genome of Streptococcus mitis, one region contains:
- a CDS encoding galactose mutarotase — translation MKAYTERVFGNVEGKDVLAYRFETEAGYQLEVMTYGATILRYVTPDKAGNFANVILGFDDFDSYVGNSPKHGASVGPVAGRIAGATFEIDGKTYDLEVNNASNCNHSGSTGWDSSLFELVEVSDHGLTLYTERTDGTGGFPGNLKIWISYHLEETGAYEISYKVTTDQDTLVNPTNHSYFNLSGDFTQTIDRHVFQLNTEGIYPIAPDGVPSKTPDANRDVVKHIYNGALLKDIFAEEDEQIQLVSGLDHPFALPAGHDNAGFLYDQNSGRFLLFKTEAPCFVVYTANFVDESVIIGGQPMLQHNGIALESQALPDAIHSDLKDQVILKAGQTFTSKTRYELVVK, via the coding sequence ATGAAAGCATACACAGAGCGTGTATTTGGAAATGTTGAGGGTAAGGATGTCTTGGCCTATCGCTTTGAGACTGAGGCAGGTTATCAGCTAGAGGTCATGACTTATGGTGCGACCATCTTGCGCTATGTCACACCTGACAAGGCTGGAAATTTTGCCAACGTTATCTTGGGATTTGATGATTTTGATAGCTATGTAGGCAATAGTCCCAAGCATGGAGCGAGTGTAGGTCCTGTAGCAGGACGTATCGCAGGTGCGACCTTTGAGATCGATGGTAAGACCTATGACCTTGAAGTCAACAATGCTAGCAACTGTAACCACAGTGGTTCAACTGGTTGGGATTCTAGCTTGTTTGAACTAGTTGAAGTGAGCGACCATGGCTTGACTCTCTACACAGAGCGTACAGATGGGACAGGAGGGTTCCCTGGAAATCTCAAGATTTGGATCAGTTATCACTTGGAAGAAACTGGTGCCTATGAAATCAGCTACAAGGTAACGACCGATCAAGATACGCTGGTCAATCCAACCAACCACAGCTATTTCAACTTGTCTGGTGATTTCACGCAGACGATTGACCGCCATGTCTTCCAACTAAACACAGAAGGCATTTATCCAATCGCTCCCGACGGTGTTCCGTCCAAAACTCCAGATGCCAATCGTGACGTAGTAAAACACATCTACAATGGTGCCTTGTTGAAAGACATCTTTGCAGAAGAAGATGAGCAAATCCAACTGGTATCTGGTTTGGATCATCCATTTGCCCTTCCTGCAGGTCATGACAATGCTGGATTTCTTTATGACCAAAACTCAGGTCGCTTCCTGCTTTTCAAGACAGAGGCTCCTTGCTTTGTGGTCTACACAGCAAACTTTGTGGATGAAAGTGTTATCATAGGAGGCCAGCCAATGTTACAGCACAATGGGATTGCTCTTGAATCGCAAGCTTTACCAGATGCCATTCACAGTGACCTCAAAGACCAAGTGATTCTCAAAGCTGGTCAAACCTTTACAAGCAAGACACGTTATGAGCTTGTTGTGAAGTAA
- a CDS encoding glyoxalase: MTYEYKSHIYLAEVVLNVKDLASQTAFYQQIIGLEILSQTETETILGLDGKALVHLIQAQESGQVREHYGLYHLAILLPTRKALADVLKHLTDLQIPLVGGADHGYSEALYLEDLEGNGIELYRDKPISTWDIREDGRIIGVTEALAAQDIYELGERVEPFTLAEGTRMGHIHLSVKDSRKSSQFYQKVLGLEDKFSVPSASWIAAGDYHHHLAVNEWGGKGLAPRKQGLPGLAYYVIEVASKEELLTIAQRAQEVEALIKWLTSSQLEITDPDGIVTRVRLDR; the protein is encoded by the coding sequence ATGACCTATGAATACAAGAGCCACATTTATTTAGCAGAGGTAGTTTTAAATGTAAAGGATTTGGCAAGTCAAACAGCCTTTTATCAGCAAATCATTGGTTTAGAAATCTTATCTCAGACTGAGACAGAGACGATTCTAGGACTTGATGGAAAGGCCTTGGTACACCTGATTCAAGCACAAGAGAGTGGACAAGTAAGGGAACATTATGGCCTTTACCATCTGGCCATTCTCTTGCCGACACGTAAGGCTTTGGCTGATGTTTTGAAACACCTGACAGACTTACAGATTCCTCTTGTCGGCGGTGCAGATCATGGTTACAGTGAGGCCCTTTACTTGGAGGACTTGGAGGGGAATGGTATTGAACTCTATCGAGATAAGCCAATTTCCACATGGGATATTCGAGAAGATGGACGCATTATCGGAGTGACGGAGGCTCTTGCTGCACAGGATATCTATGAGTTGGGGGAAAGAGTAGAGCCCTTTACTTTAGCCGAGGGTACGAGAATGGGGCATATTCATCTTTCTGTCAAGGATAGTCGAAAGTCCAGCCAGTTTTATCAAAAGGTGTTAGGGCTAGAGGATAAATTCAGTGTACCTAGTGCTAGTTGGATTGCAGCTGGAGACTACCATCATCATTTGGCTGTCAACGAATGGGGAGGAAAAGGCCTAGCTCCGCGTAAGCAAGGCTTGCCAGGCTTAGCCTATTATGTTATTGAAGTTGCAAGTAAAGAAGAACTATTAACGATTGCGCAGCGAGCACAAGAAGTTGAGGCACTAATCAAGTGGCTGACATCTAGCCAGCTGGAAATCACAGACCCAGATGGAATAGTGACTCGTGTTCGCTTAGATAGATAA
- a CDS encoding rhodanese: METNISMADFYKKYQNENLELIDVREVHEFQAGHAPGAKNLPLSTLEQGYKELKPDHAYHVICQGGVRSASACKFLSSQGLTVTNVEGGMNAWPGQVE; the protein is encoded by the coding sequence ATGGAAACTAATATCAGCATGGCTGACTTTTATAAAAAATATCAAAATGAAAATCTAGAGCTTATCGATGTCCGTGAAGTACATGAATTCCAAGCAGGACATGCACCAGGTGCCAAAAATCTTCCATTAAGTACCTTGGAACAAGGATACAAAGAACTCAAACCTGACCATGCATATCATGTCATCTGTCAAGGAGGAGTCCGATCTGCATCTGCCTGCAAATTTCTCAGTTCCCAAGGCCTCACCGTTACCAACGTAGAAGGTGGCATGAATGCTTGGCCTGGTCAAGTAGAATAA
- a CDS encoding CoA-disulfide reductase yields the protein MKIIIVGGVAGGMSAATRLRRLMEDAEITIFEKGPFVSFANCGLPYYVSGEIANRDSLLVQTPESLKARFNLDVRPFQEVISISPAEHTVTVRHDGQEFIESYDKLILSPGAKPFVPTIEGLAEAKNAYTLRNVPDLDEIMAALDNHPKEAVVIGAGFIGLEMAENLAKRGLQVTIVEKAPHVLPPLDQEMAAFVQAELVKNSVRVITSQSAVRFEDQGNIIVLENGQKIASDLTILSVGVEPENGLAKVAGIELGLRGGILVDEHYETSQKDIFAVGDAIVVKQEITGQDALISLASPANRQGRQVADVIAGLERTNKGSIGTAIVRAFDMTAASTGLSERILSMNQLPYKALHVSGKDHAGYYPGATDMTLKLLFDPTTGKIYGAQGVGKKGVDKRIDILATAIKGNLTVFDLPELEFTYAPPFGSAKDPVNMLGYAALNLIEGLSDNVQWYQLEDELAKGKKFLDVRTSGEFQSGRLKVDTIHIPLNELRERLDELDKNQAYIVSCHSGLRSYIAERILKQAGFTVQNLDGAYSLYKMAKPEGVEYGN from the coding sequence ATGAAAATTATCATTGTCGGAGGAGTTGCAGGCGGAATGTCAGCAGCAACCCGTCTCAGACGTCTCATGGAAGACGCTGAAATCACTATTTTTGAGAAAGGTCCCTTTGTTTCCTTTGCAAACTGCGGACTTCCTTACTATGTTTCAGGAGAAATTGCAAACCGTGATAGTTTATTGGTCCAAACTCCTGAAAGTCTCAAAGCACGTTTTAATCTAGATGTGCGACCATTTCAAGAGGTCATCAGTATTTCCCCAGCAGAACACACTGTGACGGTGCGACACGATGGACAGGAATTCATAGAAAGCTACGACAAGCTGATCCTCTCCCCAGGAGCTAAACCATTTGTTCCTACCATTGAAGGCTTGGCAGAAGCTAAGAATGCCTACACGCTCCGCAACGTTCCCGATCTCGATGAAATTATGGCAGCCTTGGACAATCATCCAAAAGAAGCTGTCGTTATCGGTGCAGGCTTTATCGGACTTGAAATGGCTGAAAACCTAGCGAAACGTGGATTGCAAGTTACTATCGTGGAGAAAGCACCCCATGTCTTGCCGCCATTAGATCAGGAAATGGCAGCCTTTGTCCAAGCAGAATTGGTCAAAAATAGCGTTCGCGTCATCACTTCTCAGTCTGCGGTTCGATTTGAAGACCAAGGAAATATCATCGTTCTAGAAAATGGTCAAAAGATTGCTTCTGACCTCACCATTCTTTCTGTCGGTGTTGAACCTGAAAACGGACTGGCCAAAGTTGCGGGGATTGAACTGGGACTTCGTGGTGGAATCCTGGTCGATGAACATTATGAAACCAGTCAAAAAGATATTTTTGCAGTTGGGGATGCCATCGTCGTCAAGCAAGAGATTACAGGCCAAGATGCTCTCATCTCTCTCGCTTCTCCTGCCAATCGTCAGGGACGCCAAGTGGCAGACGTCATCGCAGGACTAGAACGTACAAACAAGGGAAGTATCGGCACTGCTATCGTTCGTGCCTTTGATATGACAGCTGCTTCGACTGGTCTCAGCGAGCGTATCCTTAGCATGAATCAACTTCCTTACAAGGCACTTCATGTCAGTGGGAAAGACCACGCTGGTTATTATCCAGGCGCTACTGATATGACCTTAAAGCTCCTCTTTGACCCGACCACTGGAAAAATCTACGGTGCCCAAGGAGTTGGGAAGAAAGGTGTTGACAAGCGAATCGATATCCTAGCAACTGCTATTAAGGGAAATCTCACCGTCTTTGACTTACCAGAATTGGAGTTTACCTATGCGCCACCATTTGGCTCGGCCAAGGATCCCGTCAATATGCTGGGCTACGCAGCCTTGAACCTTATCGAAGGTCTCAGCGACAATGTTCAATGGTACCAGCTCGAAGACGAACTGGCTAAAGGTAAGAAATTTCTAGATGTACGGACAAGTGGTGAATTCCAAAGTGGTAGACTCAAAGTCGACACCATCCACATTCCCCTAAACGAACTACGGGAACGCTTGGATGAACTGGACAAGAACCAAGCCTACATCGTTAGCTGCCACAGTGGTTTGCGCAGCTATATCGCAGAGCGTATCCTCAAACAAGCAGGATTTACCGTCCAAAACCTTGACGGCGCTTATTCACTATACAAAATGGCTAAGCCAGAAGGAGTAGAATATGGAAACTAA
- a CDS encoding sulfurtransferase, which yields MFHLFTKIDSISTSELEAKLKEPIQLLDVRTPMEFRRGHIKNAKNVPLTEIGSYTPTTKETLYVICHSGVRSKMAAKKLKKKGYDVINVRGGMSAWTGKII from the coding sequence ATGTTTCACTTATTTACAAAAATTGACAGTATTTCTACCAGCGAGTTAGAAGCTAAACTCAAGGAACCAATTCAGCTACTGGATGTTCGAACGCCGATGGAATTTCGTAGAGGTCATATCAAAAATGCCAAAAATGTTCCTCTGACCGAAATTGGTTCCTACACACCAACAACAAAAGAAACACTCTATGTCATTTGTCATTCTGGTGTGCGTAGTAAGATGGCTGCTAAAAAGCTAAAGAAAAAAGGCTACGATGTCATCAATGTCCGAGGTGGTATGAGCGCTTGGACAGGAAAAATCATCTAG
- a CDS encoding acetyltransferase, whose product MTSEYQKMIAGDFYRPSDPELRALAQASRQKQAAFNKEEDPLKGAEIIKTWFGSTGQNLYVNPRLVVDYGVNIHLGENFYSNWNLAMLDVCPIRIGDNAMIGPNCQFLTPLHPLDPHERNSGVEYGKPITIGDNFWAGGGVIVLPGVILGDNVVAGAGAVITKSFGDNVVLAGNPARVIKEIPVK is encoded by the coding sequence ATGACCAGTGAATACCAGAAAATGATTGCAGGAGATTTTTACCGTCCATCGGACCCAGAACTGAGAGCCTTGGCTCAGGCTTCTCGCCAAAAACAGGCTGCCTTTAACAAGGAAGAAGACCCCTTGAAGGGAGCGGAGATTATCAAGACTTGGTTTGGGTCAACTGGGCAAAATCTCTATGTCAATCCACGACTGGTAGTCGATTATGGAGTCAATATCCATCTAGGGGAAAATTTCTACTCCAATTGGAACTTGGCCATGCTGGATGTTTGTCCGATTCGTATCGGTGACAATGCCATGATTGGTCCTAATTGTCAGTTTTTAACTCCACTCCATCCATTGGATCCGCATGAACGTAATTCAGGTGTGGAATATGGCAAGCCCATCACCATTGGAGACAATTTCTGGGCTGGAGGAGGTGTCATTGTCCTTCCTGGAGTGATACTGGGAGATAACGTTGTTGCAGGAGCTGGGGCTGTGATCACTAAATCTTTCGGAGACAATGTTGTCCTAGCTGGCAATCCTGCGCGTGTGATTAAGGAGATACCTGTGAAATAG
- a CDS encoding phosphorylase — MIQKHAIPILEFDDNPQAVIMPNHEGLNLHLPKKCVYAFLGEEIDRYAREVGADCVGEFVSATKTYPVYVVNYKGEEICLAQAPVGSAPAAQFMDWLIGYGVEQIISTGTCGVLADIEENAFLVPVRALRDEGASYHYVAPSRYMEIQPEAIAAIERVLEAREIPYEEVMTWTTDGFYRETAEKVAYRKEEGCAVVEMECSALAAVAQLRGVLWGELLFTADSLADLDQYDSREWGSEAFEKALELCLEIAFQF, encoded by the coding sequence ATGATTCAGAAACATGCGATTCCCATTTTAGAGTTTGACGACAATCCTCAGGCGGTTATCATGCCTAATCACGAGGGGTTGAATTTGCACTTGCCCAAGAAGTGTGTCTATGCTTTTTTGGGTGAGGAGATTGACCGCTATGCGAGGGAAGTAGGGGCGGATTGTGTCGGCGAATTCGTTTCTGCTACCAAGACCTATCCAGTCTATGTCGTGAACTACAAAGGTGAGGAAATTTGTCTGGCTCAGGCTCCTGTGGGTTCCGCTCCAGCGGCCCAGTTTATGGATTGGTTGATTGGATATGGTGTGGAGCAGATTATTTCAACCGGTACCTGTGGTGTGCTGGCTGATATAGAAGAAAATGCCTTTCTAGTCCCTGTTCGGGCTTTACGAGATGAGGGTGCCAGTTACCACTATGTGGCCCCTTCTCGTTATATGGAAATTCAGCCTGAGGCTATTGCTGCCATTGAGCGAGTTTTGGAAGCCAGAGAGATTCCCTATGAAGAAGTCATGACCTGGACGACAGACGGTTTTTACCGAGAAACGGCTGAAAAGGTGGCTTATCGCAAGGAAGAAGGTTGTGCTGTTGTGGAGATGGAGTGTTCTGCACTTGCGGCAGTAGCTCAATTGCGTGGGGTCCTCTGGGGAGAGTTGTTGTTTACAGCTGATTCCTTAGCAGACTTGGACCAGTACGACAGTCGTGAATGGGGTTCAGAAGCTTTCGAAAAGGCCTTGGAACTCTGCCTTGAGATTGCCTTTCAGTTCTAG
- a CDS encoding potassium transporter Trk gives MLFKLFVKKLERVFGGLSPARRIFLSFAGVIFIGSLLLSLPFVQVSGSQATYFDHLFTTVSMVCVTGLFTQPVATTYNVWGQLICMLLIQIGGLGLMTFIGVFYIQGKQKLSLRSRETIQESFGYGETRSLRAFIRSIFLTTFLVEGLGAFLLSFRFIPEFGWGRGIFTSIFLAISAFCNAGFDNFGSSSLVNYQTDPLINLVIAGLIITGGLGFMVWFDLATQLGKKKKRRLRFHTKLVLFLTAGILLFGTVSTLFTEWHNPGTIGNLSVPEKVLVSFFQTVSMRTAGFASIDYTQARPVTLFIYILQMFLGGAPGGTAGGLKITTFFVLLVFARSELLGLPHANVAQRTIEARTVQKSFSVFIIFLMTFLLGLMLLGITAEGTPRFIYLMFETISALATVGVTANLTPELGKLALSIVMVLMFIGRIGPLTLLVSLADYQPDKKDLIQYMKADISIG, from the coding sequence ATGTTATTCAAATTATTTGTGAAAAAACTTGAAAGAGTCTTTGGCGGACTTTCGCCAGCTCGTCGGATTTTTTTAAGCTTCGCTGGAGTTATTTTTATAGGCTCTCTCCTTTTGAGTTTGCCTTTTGTTCAGGTAAGTGGTTCTCAAGCCACTTATTTTGACCATCTCTTTACGACGGTGTCCATGGTCTGTGTGACCGGCCTCTTTACGCAACCGGTGGCTACGACCTATAATGTCTGGGGCCAGCTGATTTGTATGCTCTTGATACAGATTGGTGGCTTGGGGCTCATGACCTTTATCGGGGTCTTTTATATTCAGGGGAAGCAGAAGCTTAGTCTTCGCAGTCGTGAAACCATTCAGGAGAGCTTCGGTTACGGGGAGACTCGGTCGTTGAGGGCTTTTATACGGTCCATCTTTTTGACGACTTTTCTGGTGGAGGGCTTGGGTGCCTTTCTGTTAAGTTTCCGTTTTATTCCTGAGTTCGGCTGGGGACGAGGCATTTTTACCTCTATCTTCTTAGCTATTTCAGCCTTTTGTAATGCTGGCTTTGATAATTTCGGCAGTAGCAGTTTAGTGAATTATCAGACGGATCCTTTAATCAATCTGGTCATTGCTGGTTTGATTATCACGGGTGGTCTCGGTTTTATGGTCTGGTTTGACTTGGCCACCCAGCTAGGCAAGAAGAAAAAACGTCGACTACGTTTCCACACCAAGTTGGTCCTCTTCTTGACTGCAGGGATTTTGCTGTTTGGGACAGTATCCACACTCTTTACAGAGTGGCATAACCCAGGAACGATTGGCAATCTCAGTGTCCCAGAGAAAGTTTTGGTTAGCTTTTTCCAAACCGTCAGCATGAGAACGGCTGGCTTTGCCTCTATTGACTACACCCAAGCTCGGCCTGTGACCTTGTTTATATACATCCTACAGATGTTTCTCGGAGGGGCTCCTGGAGGGACGGCTGGAGGGCTCAAGATTACGACTTTCTTTGTCTTGTTGGTTTTTGCGCGTAGTGAATTGCTGGGCTTGCCTCATGCCAATGTTGCGCAGAGAACCATTGAGGCTCGAACAGTCCAAAAATCCTTTAGTGTCTTCATTATCTTTTTGATGACCTTCTTGTTGGGTCTGATGTTGCTGGGAATTACGGCAGAAGGAACACCGAGATTTATCTATCTCATGTTTGAGACCATTTCAGCCCTTGCGACAGTTGGGGTAACGGCAAATCTGACACCAGAATTGGGCAAGCTAGCCCTCAGCATTGTCATGGTGCTCATGTTTATCGGCCGTATCGGTCCCTTGACCTTGCTGGTTAGTCTAGCGGATTACCAGCCTGATAAGAAAGATTTGATTCAGTATATGAAAGCAGATATTAGTATTGGATAA
- a CDS encoding potassium transporter Trk codes for MSDRTIGILGLGIFGSSVLTALAKQDMNIIAIDDHAEHINQFEPVLARGVVGDITDEELLRTAGIDTCDTVVVATGENLESSVLAVMHCKSLGVPRVIAKVKSQTAKKVLEKIGADSVISPEYEMGQSLAQTILFHNNVDVFQLDKNVSIVEMKIPSVWAGQSLSQLDLRGKYNLNVLGFREQENSPLDVQFGPNDLLKEDSYILAVINNQYLDDLAELNS; via the coding sequence ATGTCAGATCGTACGATTGGAATTTTAGGCTTGGGGATTTTCGGGAGTAGTGTCCTGACGGCCCTCGCCAAGCAAGATATGAATATCATTGCCATTGATGACCATGCTGAGCACATCAATCAATTTGAGCCAGTTTTGGCGCGTGGAGTTGTTGGCGATATCACAGATGAGGAACTCCTCAGAACTGCGGGAATTGATACCTGTGATACGGTTGTGGTGGCGACAGGGGAAAATCTGGAATCGAGTGTGCTTGCAGTGATGCATTGTAAGAGTTTGGGTGTACCAAGGGTTATTGCCAAGGTCAAAAGCCAGACAGCTAAGAAGGTGCTAGAAAAAATCGGTGCTGACTCGGTGATTTCACCAGAGTATGAAATGGGGCAGTCTCTAGCGCAGACCATTCTCTTTCATAACAATGTTGATGTCTTTCAGCTGGATAAAAATGTGTCTATCGTGGAGATGAAGATTCCGAGTGTTTGGGCAGGTCAAAGCCTGAGCCAGCTGGATCTACGTGGTAAATACAACCTCAATGTCCTAGGATTTCGTGAACAGGAAAATTCACCACTGGACGTCCAGTTTGGTCCCAATGACCTCTTGAAAGAAGATTCCTATATCTTGGCAGTCATTAACAACCAGTATCTAGATGACTTAGCAGAGTTAAATTCGTAA
- a CDS encoding glycosyl transferase yields MKLLSIAIPSYNAAAYLHYCVESLVIGGEQVEILIINDGSQDQTQEIAERLASKYPSIVRAIYQGNKGHGGAVNRGLAEASGRYFKVVDSDDWVDPRAYLKILETLQELESEGQEVDAFVTNFVYEKEGQSRKKSMSYESVLPVQQIFGWDQVGNFSKGQYIMMHSLIYRTDLLRASQFQLPEHTFYVDNLFVFTPLQQVKTMYYLPVDFYRYLIGREDQSVNEQVMIKRIDQQLKVNRLLIDQLDLSKVSHPKMREYLLNHIEITTVISSALLNRAGTAEHLAKKRELWTYIQQENPEVFQAIRKTMLSRLTKHSVLPARKLSNVVYQITKSVYGFN; encoded by the coding sequence ATGAAGTTATTGTCTATCGCCATTCCTAGCTATAATGCCGCAGCCTATCTTCATTACTGTGTGGAGTCGCTAGTGATTGGTGGTGAGCAAGTTGAGATTTTGATTATCAATGATGGGTCTCAGGACCAGACTCAGGAAATCGCTGAGCGTTTAGCCAGCAAGTATCCTAGCATCGTTAGAGCCATTTATCAGGGAAATAAGGGCCATGGTGGTGCTGTCAATCGTGGCTTGGCAGAGGCCTCTGGGCGCTATTTTAAAGTGGTTGATAGTGATGACTGGGTTGATCCTCGTGCCTATCTGAAAATTTTGGAAACCTTGCAGGAACTAGAGAGTGAAGGTCAAGAGGTGGATGCCTTTGTGACTAATTTTGTTTATGAAAAGGAAGGTCAGTCTCGCAAGAAGAGTATGAGTTATGAGTCAGTCTTGCCTGTCCAGCAGATTTTTGGCTGGGATCAGGTCGGAAATTTTTCAAAAGGCCAGTATATCATGATGCACTCGCTGATTTACCGGACAGATTTGTTGCGAGCGAGCCAGTTCCAACTGCCTGAGCATACTTTTTATGTCGATAATCTCTTTGTCTTTACACCTCTTCAGCAGGTCAAGACCATGTACTATCTGCCAGTCGATTTCTATCGTTATTTGATTGGGCGTGAGGACCAGTCTGTCAATGAGCAGGTGATGATTAAACGTATCGATCAGCAACTCAAGGTTAATCGTCTTTTAATAGACCAGCTTGATTTATCTAAAGTAAGTCATCCCAAAATGAGAGAATATTTGCTGAATCATATTGAAATCACGACGGTTATTTCTAGTGCCCTGCTCAATCGAGCTGGAACAGCGGAGCATCTGGCCAAAAAACGAGAGCTGTGGACCTATATTCAGCAGGAAAATCCAGAGGTCTTTCAAGCCATTCGCAAGACCATGCTCAGCCGTTTGACCAAACATTCCGTCTTGCCAGCTCGCAAACTGTCCAATGTCGTCTATCAAATCACCAAATCTGTTTATGGATTTAATTAA